The following are encoded in a window of Oncorhynchus mykiss isolate Arlee chromosome Y, USDA_OmykA_1.1, whole genome shotgun sequence genomic DNA:
- the alox5ap gene encoding arachidonate 5-lipoxygenase-activating protein precursor (The RefSeq protein has 1 substitution compared to this genomic sequence) codes for MLSIVVEHIFLLVIVTLISVLQNAFFATKVEGEGKEHNNKTAFERVSCANRNCMDSYPTFLAVMWCAGLCLNQAPAAFAGIIYLVARQKYFVGYMGQTSQSTPGFLFGKRVLAFLILMCIVGIFNFLLVRYLGNDYKDTMETITNAASALLLIP; via the exons ATGTTGTCCATAGTGGTGGAACACATCTTTCTCTTGGTCATCGTCACTCTCATTAGCGTCCTACAGAATG CTTTCTTTGCAAcaaaggtagagagggagggtaaaGAGCACAACAACAAAACTGCTTTTGAGAGAGTGTCCTGCGCCAA TCGTAACTGTATGGATTCCTACCCGACCTTCCTAGCAGTGATGTGGTGTGCTGGGCTCTGCCTTAACCAAG CTCCTGCTGCCTTCGCAGGGATCATCTACCTGGTGGCCAGGCAGAAGTACTTTGTCGGGTACATGGGTCAGACATCTCAGAg CACTCCAGGGTTCCTGTTTGGGAAACGCGTCCTGGCCTTCCTCATCCTGATGTGCATTGTGGGTATCTTCAACTTCCTGCTGGTGCGTTACCTCGGCAACGACTATAAAGACACCATGGAAACGATCACCAACGCAGCCTCTGCTCTACTCCTCATTCCCTGA
- the LOC110510245 gene encoding mesenteric estrogen-dependent adipogenesis protein yields the protein MTITDVSRCTMEVIEVEEFLRNPPPGFTVEAGYRFVKSDPENCCVFIDDFELSRGGKVVFQHSQGKKITVRNLGDYTRFRKNLTSKKIYILVSACESKPSSTDKKAPKNRRVLQQYVVSIDGRNPLIKWEIERGLDRTISSVAGESYRVDIDLCDALRGWAGESFCLLGNREKVTPVWKDTCFTLKYYSDALFDFPHWLGFSKRHFKISYHGR from the exons ATGACGATCACAGACGTCTCCCGTTGTACGATGGAAGTTATAGAAGTTGAGGAATTCTTGCGGAACCCTCCGCCCGGTTTCACCGTAGAGGCTGGCTACCGATTCGTGAAAAGCGATCCTGAAAACTGCTGCGTGTTCATCGATGACTTCGAGTTATCCAGAGGAGGAAAAGTAGTCTTCCAACACTCGCAGGGAAA GAAAATCACAGTGCGCAATTTGGGAGATTACACTCGCTTCAGGAAGAACCTAACCTCAAAAAAGATATATATACTGGTGTCTGCATGTGAAAGTAAACCTTCATCGACAGATAAGAAAGCTCCCAAAAACAGAAGAG tgctCCAGCAGTATGTGGTGTCCATTGATGGCCGTAACCCTCTGATCAAGTGGGAGATTGAGAGAGGCCTGGACAGGACTATCTCCTCTGTGGCTGGGGAGAGCTACAGGGTCGAC ATTGACCTGTGTGATGCGTTGCGTGGCTGGGCAGGGGAGAGTTTCTGTCTCCTAGGCAACAGAGAGAAGGTCACACCCGTGTGGAAGGATACCTGCTTCACCCTGAAATATTACTCGGATGCCCTCTTCGACTTCCCACACTGGCTCGGCTTCAGCAAACGCCATTTCAAG ATCTCCTACCATGGAAGATGA